In Carya illinoinensis cultivar Pawnee chromosome 6, C.illinoinensisPawnee_v1, whole genome shotgun sequence, a single genomic region encodes these proteins:
- the LOC122313832 gene encoding uncharacterized protein LOC122313832 isoform X2 codes for MAERRERTVEELYNATESIAEAEISPVLRGSYRMQGPVDEKDHDIEKNMASSQPETKFGKCTLSKRGHMRGESGTCNVCFAPCSSCLHLNRALMESKAEEFSDESCRANATSQYSLNESGPLSSIKSRASDCLQHATSETSNILSVNSGHDSFCENADSKATLRSSVISDASEDLEMLPKLASGGSNSDDQISSKAQCVLDKRNFSNKYEEIKSEEGHDDSTSCVSGANDANVAISNHNRNISSKALVGTLGPEGSCKATQFNEFGTLEFPISKDADASSSTPKVHSPYSHSHSGISGISFSCNTNFMEKSPPSHIQDKVLECSTEHINLSLIKEAASDIVSVQKSFANKGGLICGSTEVSMKKFPKSEAETKMDSADSPKETLKTLGENEHNVRSMELVELPDMHEPPLQSVSGDGSDESDIVEQDVKVCDICGDEGRENLLAICSRCSDGAEHTYCMREMLQKLPEGDWLCEECKSAEESENQKQEVEGKRTNKVISSTHISGKRHAENMEVASAKPSSPSRIVIGSPKPSSPSGIVTGPPKPSSPSGIVTGSPKPSSPSRIVTGLPKPSSPSRIVELSRALSSKSLDKGKVKSADQTSLSNHSCNDIFETARSSMTGARLQKPKGTFVKSNSFNTLNYKTNTKLVDEDFPQKQKGAREHTSIETNEGRARRISKSISFKSAYSGCTNAAESKVKMLSSKFIDVQDLKGSKQAKERGTFERKNLCKQDRPMASSTTTSSTVSTPKVDQKLTSRGETSLPSYLSNNRESKAVQSDGKLSLSKVYSSLGRKGVEIPVTSVGASSTSGMCSSAAEQKLNQVAVKDEPLSTHFLNDGRPSNYADGTVQDGLPQSQEITNQYEKTREGSIRPRPTATSASKSVFCQKCKDTGHAAEFCTISILQASSTDASAARSSKGEKHEGSKLKAAIHAALLRRPEIYRKKGVLDQPDDLSVSNTDLNYKIASQDQLLVSNKSKDIVSSEGSHERQAILGSSISDSSKQITANTLKQFASNRTDAFLSKLGGSCSTIVSVGKPIITDFSCQASITSVLLKTSIVPEYEYIWQGRFELHRGGKLLELCDGVQAHLSTCASPKVLEVVNKFPHKVSLHEVPRFSTWPSQFFESGAKEDNIALYFFAKDHESYERNYKSLLDNMIKNDLALKGNFDGIELLIFPSNQLPEKSQRWNMLFFLWGVFRGKRVDCTDSTKKLHIPSLNVVPPDKDVPPAVVIMSEKLCSPRCMDEELPGCDRSYNMVITSNAPNQTIATVSGNYDNPVTSIEQVCSRYQENSEHHDSKLDSKSISKIGASGVQLGPEMSHSSGSSKELILPDRVEAELETSIQVSEKSGSNNGDKVAMHWDNSSRRENKTSLKILPLSHKGVGVLGNVQDRMNGAQDQVKFERELMGDVGYVDREAAMERDMTNQRKRPYSDLSETPPQTSGMSQCMPWNEASRMMVDGESGDERLKTGLGFMFGHKISRGRNSGNDKFTSQTIDPGPCSSVEKRCDEACDEKVILEDFGSHERYFFPVDSHRASDFRSRENSMPWEKLPPDDDDKLHDGVPNLELALGAETKPASKGMLPFFVGEVGRKNNQDKAPDKAKEQDEDGVSASLSLSLSFPFQDKELTVKPVSKTEQPLPERNNLSNSRLLFGGFRDK; via the exons ATGGCCGAGCGGAGAGAACGTACTGTGGAGGAGTTGTACAATGCGACCGAGTCGATTGCCGAAGCGGAG ATATCACCAGTCTTGAGAGGGAGTTATCGGATGCAAGGGCCTGTAGATGAGAAAGATCATGATATTGAAAAGAACATG GCATCTTCTCAACCTGAAACAAAATTTGGGAAGTGTACCTTGAGTAAGAGGGGTCATATGAGAGGCGAGTCTGGGACTTGTAATGTGTGCTTCGCTCCTTGCTCATCTTGTCTGCATCTGAACCGAGCTCTGATGGAGTCAAAGGCTGAGGAGTTTTCTGATGAAAGCTGTCGTGCAAATGCTACTAGTCAGTATTCTCTTAATGAGAGTGGTCCCTTATCTTCTATTAAGAGTAGAGCGTCTGATTGCTTACAGCATGCCACCAGTGAAACCAGTAACATTCTCAGTGTTAATTCTGGTCATGATTCTTTCTGTGAAAATGCTGATAGTAAAGCAACCTTAAGGTCTTCTGTGATATCTGATGCCTCAGAAGATCTTGAGATGCTTCCAAAGCTGGCTTCTGGAGGAAGTAACTCAGATGATCAAATTTCGTCCAAAGCACAATGTGTTTTGGATAAGAGAAACTTCTCAAATAAGTATGAGGAAATTAAATCAGAAGAAGGTCATGATGATAGCACATCATGTGTGAGTGGAGCGAATGATGCGAATGTAGCAATTAGTAATCACAACAGGAATATCAGTAGTAAAGCTTTAGTTGGTACTTTAGGTCCGGAGGGATCATGCAAGGCAACTCAATTCAACGAGTTTGGCACATTAGAGTTCCCTATTTCGAAAGATGCAGATGCTAGCAGTAGCACACCGAAGGTGCACAGTCCATACTCCCATTCTCACAGTGGAATATCTGGTATATCTTTTTCTTGCAATACAAATTTTATGGAAAAGAGTCCACCCTCTCATATTCAGGATAAAGTTCTGGAGTGCTCTACGGAACATATTAATTTGTCATTAATTAAAGAGGCAGCATCCGACATTGTTTCTGTCCAGAAATCTTTTGCAAATAAAGGTGGCCTTATTTGTGGCAGTACTGAGGTTTCCATGAAAAAATTTCCGAAGTCCGAAGCAGAGACTAAGATGGATAGCGCGGACTCACCAAAGGAAACTTTGAAAACTTTAGGTGAGAATGAGCACAATGTCAGGTCCATGGAATTGGTTGAGTTACCTGACATGCATGAGCCTCCTTTGCAATCTGTTTCTGGGGATGGAAGTGATGAGTCGGACATTGTGGAGCAAGAT GTAAAAGTATGTGATATTTGTGGGGATGAAGGTCGTGAGAATTTACTTGCGATATGTAGTAGGTGCAGTGATGGTGCAGAGCACAC CTATTGCATGCGAGAAATGCTCCAAAAACTTCCTGAAGGTGATTGGCTGTGTGAAGAATGCAAATCTGCCGAGGAATCTGAAAATCAGAAGCAAG AAGTTGAGGGAAAACGAACAAACAAAGTCATTTCCAGTACGCATATTTCTGGCAAGAGGCATGCAGAGAATATGGAAGTGGCTTCAGCAAAGCCCTCTAGCCCCAGCAGAATAGTTATAGGATCACCAAAGCCCTCAAGTCCCAGCGGAATAGTTACAGGACCACCAAAGCCCTCAAGTCCCAGCGGAATAGTTACAGGATCGCCAAAGCCATCAAGTCCCAGCAGAATAGTTACAGGATTGCCAAAGCCATCAAGTCCCAGCAGAATAGTTGAACTATCTCGAGCTTTGTCATCCAAGAGCTTAGATAAGGGAAAAGTAAAGTCTGCTGATCAAACGTCTCTTTCCAATCATTCCTGTaatgatatttttgaaactGCACGCTCTTCTATGACCGGTGCACGGCTTCAAAAACCCAAGG GTACTTTCGTAAAATCCAATTCATTCAACACCTTAAATTACAAAACAAACACTAAACTTGTAGATGAAGACTTTCCTCAAAAGCAGAAGGGTGCTAGAGAACATACCTCCATTGAGACGAATGAGGGGCGTGCCCGAAGGATAAGCAAATCTATATCATTTAAATCTGCATACTCAGGATGTACAAATGCTGCTGAATCAAAAGTTAAAATGCTTTCATCTAAATTTATTGATGTTCAAGATCTAAAAGGATCGAAACAAGCAAAAGAACGTGgtacatttgaaagaaaaaatttatgtaaacaGGATCGTCCTATGGCCAGTTCAACGACAACTAGTTCCACTGTTTCAACACCTAAGGTTGACCAAAAGCTCACGTCTCGTGGTGAAACCAGTTTGCCTTCATATTTAAGCAACAACCGAGAGTCAAAGGCTGTCCAGTCTGATGGGAAATTAAGTTTATCAAAAGTTTACAGCAGTCTAGGTCGTAAAGGTGTAGAAATTCCAGTTACTTCAG TTGGAGCTTCATCTACTAGTGGGATGTGCAGTTCTGCTGCTGAACAAAAGTTGAATCAAGTTGCCGTTAAGGATGAACCCTTATCCACTCATTTTTTGAATGATGGGAGACCATCCAATTATGCTGATGGAACTGTGCAAGATGGCTTGCCTCAGTCCCAGGAGATAACAAATCAATATGAGAAAACTAGGGAGGGCAGTATTCGCCCAAGGCCTACTGCTACAAGTGCCTCCAAAAGTGTTTTCTGCCAAAAATGTAAAGATACTGGGCATGCTGCAGAGTTCTGCACAATCAGTATCCTGCAGGCTTCTAGTACTGATGCATCTGCCGCAAGAAGTTCTAAAGGGGAAAAGCATGAAGGCAGCAAGTTAAAAGCTGCAATTCATGCTGCTTTGCTGAGAAGGCCTGAAATTTACAGGAAGAAAGGAGTACTTGATCAACCTGATGACTTGTCCGTGTCAAACACAGATTTGAATTACAAAATAGCTTCTCAGGATCAATTATTGGTTTCGAATAAATCTAAGGATATTGTCTCGTCTGAAGGAAGTCATGAGAGGCAAGCTATTCTTGGGAGTTCTATCTCCGACTCATCTAAACAGATTACCGCCAACACTTTGAAGCAGTTTGCTTCAAACCGAACTGATGCTTTTTTGTCCAAACTGGGGGGCTCATGTTCAACCATTGTTTCTGTTGGAAAGCCTATAATAACAGATTTCTCTTGTCAAGCTTCTATAACATCTGTTCTCCTGAAGACGTCAATCGTTCCTGAATATGAATATATCTGGCA GGGACGTTTTGAATTGCACCGAGGTGGAAAACTTCTGGAATTATGTGATGGAGTTCAAGCACATCTATCAACTTGTGCATCACCAAAAGTTCTCGAAGTGGTGAACAAGTTTCCCCACAAAGTCTCCCTACATGAAGTACCTCGCTTTAGCACCTGGCCATCCCAGTTTTTTGAAAGTGGTGCTAAAGAAGATAACATTGCTCTATACTTCTTTGCAAAAGATCACGAGAG TTATGAGAGAAACTACAAGAGCCTGTTGGATAATATGATCAAGAACGATTTAGCCCTGAAAGGAAACTTTGATGGCATTGAACTTTTAATATTTCCGTCCAACCAACTTCCTGAGAAGTCACAGC GTTGGAATATGTTGTTTTTTCTATGGGGTGTGTTCAGGGGAAAGAGGGTGGATTGTACTGATTCGACAAAGAAGTTACATATTCCCAGTTTGAATGTGGTACCACCGGACAAAGATGTTCCGCCCGCTGTTGTGATCATGTCCGAGAAGCTATGTTCACCAAGGTGTATGGATGAAGAATTACCGGGGTGTGACAGATCTTACAATATGGTCATAACATCCAATGCTCCTAATCAGACTATTGCCACAGTAAGTGGGAATTATGATAATCCTGTAACTTCCATTGAACAGGTGTGTTCAAGATACCAAGAAAATTCGGAACATCATGATAGTAAACTTGACTCCAAATCCATTTCAAAGATAGGAGCAAGCGGTGTGCAGTTAGGCCCAGAAATGAGTCATAGCAGTGGATCCTCG AAAGAGCTGATTCTTCCGGACAGAGTGGAGGCAGAGCTTGAAACCTCAATTCAGGTATCAGAAAAGAGTGGCTCCAACAATGGTGACAAGGTAGCAATGCATTGGGATAATTCTTCTCGTAGAGAAAATAAGACGTCTTTGAAAATTCTTCCCCTTAGCCATAAGGGGGTAGGCGTCTTGGGGAATGTTCAGGATAGAATGAATGGAGCCCAGGATCAAGTTAAATTTGAGAGGGAATTGATGGGAGATGTTGGGTATGTGGATAGGGAGGCAGCTATGGAGAGAGACATGACCAATCAACGGAAACGCCCCTACTCTGATCTTTCAGAGACTCCTCCCCAGACTTCTGGCATGAGTCAGTGCATGCCCTGGAATGAAGCAAGTAGAATGATGGTTGATGGAGAAAGCGGTGATGAAAGGCTGAAGACAGGTCTTGGTTTTATGTTTGGACATAAAATTTCTAGGGGTAGAAATTCTGGGAATGATAAATTTACATCTCAAACAATTGATCCTGGTCCCTGTTCGTCCGTTGAGAAGAGATGTGACGAAGCTTGTGATGAGAAAGTTATTTTAGAGGATTTTGGAAGTCATGAAAGGTATTTTTTTCCTGTGGATTCACATCGAGCAAGTGATTTTCGATCCAGGGAGAATTCAATGCCCTGGGAAAAGCTCCCacctgatgatgatgataaattACATGATGGGGTTCCAAATCTTGAGCTTGCTTTAGGGGCTGAGACGAAGCCAGCAAGTAAAGGAATGCTGCCTTTCTTTGTTGGGGAAGTAGGCAGAAAAAATAACCAAGATAAGGCCCCGGATAAGGCGAAGGAGCAGGATGAGGATGGTGTTTCTGCGtccctctccctttctctctcgtTCCCATTTCAAGACAAAGAACTGACTGTAAAACCTGTTTCAAAAACGGAGCAGCCCCTGCCCGAAAGAAACAATTTGAGTAACTCACGGCTGCTTTTCGGTGGCTTCCGGGACAAATAG
- the LOC122313832 gene encoding uncharacterized protein LOC122313832 isoform X3, translating into MRPSRLPKRRHISPVLRGSYRMQGPVDEKDHDIEKNMASSQPETKFGKCTLSKRGHMRGESGTCNVCFAPCSSCLHLNRALMESKAEEFSDESCRANATSQYSLNESGPLSSIKSRASDCLQHATSETSNILSVNSGHDSFCENADSKATLRSSVISDASEDLEMLPKLASGGSNSDDQISSKAQCVLDKRNFSNKYEEIKSEEGHDDSTSCVSGANDANVAISNHNRNISSKALVGTLGPEGSCKATQFNEFGTLEFPISKDADASSSTPKVHSPYSHSHSGISGISFSCNTNFMEKSPPSHIQDKVLECSTEHINLSLIKEAASDIVSVQKSFANKGGLICGSTEVSMKKFPKSEAETKMDSADSPKETLKTLGENEHNVRSMELVELPDMHEPPLQSVSGDGSDESDIVEQDVKVCDICGDEGRENLLAICSRCSDGAEHTYCMREMLQKLPEGDWLCEECKSAEESENQKQGSEVEGKRTNKVISSTHISGKRHAENMEVASAKPSSPSRIVIGSPKPSSPSGIVTGPPKPSSPSGIVTGSPKPSSPSRIVTGLPKPSSPSRIVELSRALSSKSLDKGKVKSADQTSLSNHSCNDIFETARSSMTGARLQKPKGTFVKSNSFNTLNYKTNTKLVDEDFPQKQKGAREHTSIETNEGRARRISKSISFKSAYSGCTNAAESKVKMLSSKFIDVQDLKGSKQAKERGTFERKNLCKQDRPMASSTTTSSTVSTPKVDQKLTSRGETSLPSYLSNNRESKAVQSDGKLSLSKVYSSLGRKGVEIPVTSVGASSTSGMCSSAAEQKLNQVAVKDEPLSTHFLNDGRPSNYADGTVQDGLPQSQEITNQYEKTREGSIRPRPTATSASKSVFCQKCKDTGHAAEFCTISILQASSTDASAARSSKGEKHEGSKLKAAIHAALLRRPEIYRKKGVLDQPDDLSVSNTDLNYKIASQDQLLVSNKSKDIVSSEGSHERQAILGSSISDSSKQITANTLKQFASNRTDAFLSKLGGSCSTIVSVGKPIITDFSCQASITSVLLKTSIVPEYEYIWQGRFELHRGGKLLELCDGVQAHLSTCASPKVLEVVNKFPHKVSLHEVPRFSTWPSQFFESGAKEDNIALYFFAKDHESYERNYKSLLDNMIKNDLALKGNFDGIELLIFPSNQLPEKSQRWNMLFFLWGVFRGKRVDCTDSTKKLHIPSLNVVPPDKDVPPAVVIMSEKLCSPRCMDEELPGCDRSYNMVITSNAPNQTIATVSGNYDNPVTSIEQVCSRYQENSEHHDSKLDSKSISKIGASGVQLGPEMSHSSGSSKELILPDRVEAELETSIQVSEKSGSNNGDKVAMHWDNSSRRENKTSLKILPLSHKGVGVLGNVQDRMNGAQDQVKFERELMGDVGYVDREAAMERDMTNQRKRPYSDLSETPPQTSGMSQCMPWNEASRMMVDGESGDERLKTGLGFMFGHKISRGRNSGNDKFTSQTIDPGPCSSVEKRCDEACDEKVILEDFGSHERYFFPVDSHRASDFRSRENSMPWEKLPPDDDDKLHDGVPNLELALGAETKPASKGMLPFFVGEVGRKNNQDKAPDKAKEQDEDGVSASLSLSLSFPFQDKELTVKPVSKTEQPLPERNNLSNSRLLFGGFRDK; encoded by the exons ATGCGACCGAGTCGATTGCCGAAGCGGAGGCAT ATATCACCAGTCTTGAGAGGGAGTTATCGGATGCAAGGGCCTGTAGATGAGAAAGATCATGATATTGAAAAGAACATG GCATCTTCTCAACCTGAAACAAAATTTGGGAAGTGTACCTTGAGTAAGAGGGGTCATATGAGAGGCGAGTCTGGGACTTGTAATGTGTGCTTCGCTCCTTGCTCATCTTGTCTGCATCTGAACCGAGCTCTGATGGAGTCAAAGGCTGAGGAGTTTTCTGATGAAAGCTGTCGTGCAAATGCTACTAGTCAGTATTCTCTTAATGAGAGTGGTCCCTTATCTTCTATTAAGAGTAGAGCGTCTGATTGCTTACAGCATGCCACCAGTGAAACCAGTAACATTCTCAGTGTTAATTCTGGTCATGATTCTTTCTGTGAAAATGCTGATAGTAAAGCAACCTTAAGGTCTTCTGTGATATCTGATGCCTCAGAAGATCTTGAGATGCTTCCAAAGCTGGCTTCTGGAGGAAGTAACTCAGATGATCAAATTTCGTCCAAAGCACAATGTGTTTTGGATAAGAGAAACTTCTCAAATAAGTATGAGGAAATTAAATCAGAAGAAGGTCATGATGATAGCACATCATGTGTGAGTGGAGCGAATGATGCGAATGTAGCAATTAGTAATCACAACAGGAATATCAGTAGTAAAGCTTTAGTTGGTACTTTAGGTCCGGAGGGATCATGCAAGGCAACTCAATTCAACGAGTTTGGCACATTAGAGTTCCCTATTTCGAAAGATGCAGATGCTAGCAGTAGCACACCGAAGGTGCACAGTCCATACTCCCATTCTCACAGTGGAATATCTGGTATATCTTTTTCTTGCAATACAAATTTTATGGAAAAGAGTCCACCCTCTCATATTCAGGATAAAGTTCTGGAGTGCTCTACGGAACATATTAATTTGTCATTAATTAAAGAGGCAGCATCCGACATTGTTTCTGTCCAGAAATCTTTTGCAAATAAAGGTGGCCTTATTTGTGGCAGTACTGAGGTTTCCATGAAAAAATTTCCGAAGTCCGAAGCAGAGACTAAGATGGATAGCGCGGACTCACCAAAGGAAACTTTGAAAACTTTAGGTGAGAATGAGCACAATGTCAGGTCCATGGAATTGGTTGAGTTACCTGACATGCATGAGCCTCCTTTGCAATCTGTTTCTGGGGATGGAAGTGATGAGTCGGACATTGTGGAGCAAGAT GTAAAAGTATGTGATATTTGTGGGGATGAAGGTCGTGAGAATTTACTTGCGATATGTAGTAGGTGCAGTGATGGTGCAGAGCACAC CTATTGCATGCGAGAAATGCTCCAAAAACTTCCTGAAGGTGATTGGCTGTGTGAAGAATGCAAATCTGCCGAGGAATCTGAAAATCAGAAGCAAG gTTCAGAAGTTGAGGGAAAACGAACAAACAAAGTCATTTCCAGTACGCATATTTCTGGCAAGAGGCATGCAGAGAATATGGAAGTGGCTTCAGCAAAGCCCTCTAGCCCCAGCAGAATAGTTATAGGATCACCAAAGCCCTCAAGTCCCAGCGGAATAGTTACAGGACCACCAAAGCCCTCAAGTCCCAGCGGAATAGTTACAGGATCGCCAAAGCCATCAAGTCCCAGCAGAATAGTTACAGGATTGCCAAAGCCATCAAGTCCCAGCAGAATAGTTGAACTATCTCGAGCTTTGTCATCCAAGAGCTTAGATAAGGGAAAAGTAAAGTCTGCTGATCAAACGTCTCTTTCCAATCATTCCTGTaatgatatttttgaaactGCACGCTCTTCTATGACCGGTGCACGGCTTCAAAAACCCAAGG GTACTTTCGTAAAATCCAATTCATTCAACACCTTAAATTACAAAACAAACACTAAACTTGTAGATGAAGACTTTCCTCAAAAGCAGAAGGGTGCTAGAGAACATACCTCCATTGAGACGAATGAGGGGCGTGCCCGAAGGATAAGCAAATCTATATCATTTAAATCTGCATACTCAGGATGTACAAATGCTGCTGAATCAAAAGTTAAAATGCTTTCATCTAAATTTATTGATGTTCAAGATCTAAAAGGATCGAAACAAGCAAAAGAACGTGgtacatttgaaagaaaaaatttatgtaaacaGGATCGTCCTATGGCCAGTTCAACGACAACTAGTTCCACTGTTTCAACACCTAAGGTTGACCAAAAGCTCACGTCTCGTGGTGAAACCAGTTTGCCTTCATATTTAAGCAACAACCGAGAGTCAAAGGCTGTCCAGTCTGATGGGAAATTAAGTTTATCAAAAGTTTACAGCAGTCTAGGTCGTAAAGGTGTAGAAATTCCAGTTACTTCAG TTGGAGCTTCATCTACTAGTGGGATGTGCAGTTCTGCTGCTGAACAAAAGTTGAATCAAGTTGCCGTTAAGGATGAACCCTTATCCACTCATTTTTTGAATGATGGGAGACCATCCAATTATGCTGATGGAACTGTGCAAGATGGCTTGCCTCAGTCCCAGGAGATAACAAATCAATATGAGAAAACTAGGGAGGGCAGTATTCGCCCAAGGCCTACTGCTACAAGTGCCTCCAAAAGTGTTTTCTGCCAAAAATGTAAAGATACTGGGCATGCTGCAGAGTTCTGCACAATCAGTATCCTGCAGGCTTCTAGTACTGATGCATCTGCCGCAAGAAGTTCTAAAGGGGAAAAGCATGAAGGCAGCAAGTTAAAAGCTGCAATTCATGCTGCTTTGCTGAGAAGGCCTGAAATTTACAGGAAGAAAGGAGTACTTGATCAACCTGATGACTTGTCCGTGTCAAACACAGATTTGAATTACAAAATAGCTTCTCAGGATCAATTATTGGTTTCGAATAAATCTAAGGATATTGTCTCGTCTGAAGGAAGTCATGAGAGGCAAGCTATTCTTGGGAGTTCTATCTCCGACTCATCTAAACAGATTACCGCCAACACTTTGAAGCAGTTTGCTTCAAACCGAACTGATGCTTTTTTGTCCAAACTGGGGGGCTCATGTTCAACCATTGTTTCTGTTGGAAAGCCTATAATAACAGATTTCTCTTGTCAAGCTTCTATAACATCTGTTCTCCTGAAGACGTCAATCGTTCCTGAATATGAATATATCTGGCA GGGACGTTTTGAATTGCACCGAGGTGGAAAACTTCTGGAATTATGTGATGGAGTTCAAGCACATCTATCAACTTGTGCATCACCAAAAGTTCTCGAAGTGGTGAACAAGTTTCCCCACAAAGTCTCCCTACATGAAGTACCTCGCTTTAGCACCTGGCCATCCCAGTTTTTTGAAAGTGGTGCTAAAGAAGATAACATTGCTCTATACTTCTTTGCAAAAGATCACGAGAG TTATGAGAGAAACTACAAGAGCCTGTTGGATAATATGATCAAGAACGATTTAGCCCTGAAAGGAAACTTTGATGGCATTGAACTTTTAATATTTCCGTCCAACCAACTTCCTGAGAAGTCACAGC GTTGGAATATGTTGTTTTTTCTATGGGGTGTGTTCAGGGGAAAGAGGGTGGATTGTACTGATTCGACAAAGAAGTTACATATTCCCAGTTTGAATGTGGTACCACCGGACAAAGATGTTCCGCCCGCTGTTGTGATCATGTCCGAGAAGCTATGTTCACCAAGGTGTATGGATGAAGAATTACCGGGGTGTGACAGATCTTACAATATGGTCATAACATCCAATGCTCCTAATCAGACTATTGCCACAGTAAGTGGGAATTATGATAATCCTGTAACTTCCATTGAACAGGTGTGTTCAAGATACCAAGAAAATTCGGAACATCATGATAGTAAACTTGACTCCAAATCCATTTCAAAGATAGGAGCAAGCGGTGTGCAGTTAGGCCCAGAAATGAGTCATAGCAGTGGATCCTCG AAAGAGCTGATTCTTCCGGACAGAGTGGAGGCAGAGCTTGAAACCTCAATTCAGGTATCAGAAAAGAGTGGCTCCAACAATGGTGACAAGGTAGCAATGCATTGGGATAATTCTTCTCGTAGAGAAAATAAGACGTCTTTGAAAATTCTTCCCCTTAGCCATAAGGGGGTAGGCGTCTTGGGGAATGTTCAGGATAGAATGAATGGAGCCCAGGATCAAGTTAAATTTGAGAGGGAATTGATGGGAGATGTTGGGTATGTGGATAGGGAGGCAGCTATGGAGAGAGACATGACCAATCAACGGAAACGCCCCTACTCTGATCTTTCAGAGACTCCTCCCCAGACTTCTGGCATGAGTCAGTGCATGCCCTGGAATGAAGCAAGTAGAATGATGGTTGATGGAGAAAGCGGTGATGAAAGGCTGAAGACAGGTCTTGGTTTTATGTTTGGACATAAAATTTCTAGGGGTAGAAATTCTGGGAATGATAAATTTACATCTCAAACAATTGATCCTGGTCCCTGTTCGTCCGTTGAGAAGAGATGTGACGAAGCTTGTGATGAGAAAGTTATTTTAGAGGATTTTGGAAGTCATGAAAGGTATTTTTTTCCTGTGGATTCACATCGAGCAAGTGATTTTCGATCCAGGGAGAATTCAATGCCCTGGGAAAAGCTCCCacctgatgatgatgataaattACATGATGGGGTTCCAAATCTTGAGCTTGCTTTAGGGGCTGAGACGAAGCCAGCAAGTAAAGGAATGCTGCCTTTCTTTGTTGGGGAAGTAGGCAGAAAAAATAACCAAGATAAGGCCCCGGATAAGGCGAAGGAGCAGGATGAGGATGGTGTTTCTGCGtccctctccctttctctctcgtTCCCATTTCAAGACAAAGAACTGACTGTAAAACCTGTTTCAAAAACGGAGCAGCCCCTGCCCGAAAGAAACAATTTGAGTAACTCACGGCTGCTTTTCGGTGGCTTCCGGGACAAATAG